The Opisthocomus hoazin isolate bOpiHoa1 chromosome 2, bOpiHoa1.hap1, whole genome shotgun sequence genomic interval CTTCTGCGGAGCTCAAACAAATCATGGATCAAAGCACGTCAGGTGGAGACTTAGCTTGCCGGTTGCTCGTGCAGCTCTTCCCAGAACTCTTCAGCGACGACGAGTTCAGCAGAAGCTGCAGTGCATGCGGTTTTCTTAACAAGAGGAAGCTTGAGTCCCTTCATCTGCAGCTTATCCGTAACTACGTGGAAGTTTGTTACCCTTCTGTGAAGAATACAGCTGTGTGGCAGGTGGAGTGTTTGCCTCAAGTCAATGATTTTTTCAATAGATTTTGGGCTCAAAGGGAAATGGAAAACAGTCAGCAGAATGTGCAGTCGTCCAGTTTTTATGAGACTGAGCAGGTCGAATCCTCTCATTTTATGGAGGATAAAGAGCAGGAGGAAGCTTTGTCCTTGGACAGGAGTAGTGCCATTGCCTCAGATTACATGCTGGATGCTCAGGATCTCAATGAATTTTTAGATGAAGCTTCTTCTCCAGgggaattttctgtttttttgttacaCAGATTGTTTCCGGAACTCTTCGACCACAGAAAATTAGCTGAAAGGTACAGCTGCTTCGGAGACTCTGGAAAGCAACTGCTGGATCCTCATCGGCTTCAGATAATCCGTAGGTACACTGAAATTTACTTTCCAGATGTGCAAGAAGAAGCAGCCTGGTTGCAGCAATGTGTTCAGCGAATAAACGATGAGCTTGAAAATACCTATATGGATGGAAGTGAATGTGATCAGATGAGAGATGACTGTTACGATTCTTCCAGTTTACCAGATGATGTATCAATCATAAAAGTGGAAGACAGTTTCGAATATGAAAAACCTGGCAGACGCTCAAAAAAAATTTGGCTCGTACCCATAGACTTTGACAAACTTGACTTTCCCCCTCCCGATTTTGATGTCCCTGTCCCGGATTACCTGTTGAACAAAGAACAGATCAAAAGCATATATGAAAGCAGTCTTTCCATAGGAAACTTTGCCTCTCGGTTGCTTGTTCTCTTATTTCCCGAACTGTTTACTCATGAAAATTTACGGAAGCAATACAACTGTAGTGGATCTTTAGGCAAGAAACAGCTTGACCCCACTAGAATTAAATTAATTCGACATTATGTGCAGATACTGTACCCCAGAGCAAAGAACGACAGAGTGTGGACATTGGAGTTTGTTGGGAAGCTTGACGAGAGGTGTCGACGAAGAGACACAGAGCAACGGCGCACGTACCAACAGCAACGGAAAATCCACGTGCCGGGGCCCGACAGGAGGGAATTTCTCAGCTATGCAATAAACCCGGAGAGGTTTCGAGAAGAATTCGAGGGGCCGCCGCTGCCACCGGAACGAAGCAGCAAGGATTTTTGCAAGATACCACTCGACGAACTTGTCGTTCCTAATCCAGACTTCCCTGTGCCTTCTCTGTATTTGCTGTCTGATAAAGAGGTAAGAGAGATAGTGCAGCAGAGCCTGTCGGTCGGCAACTTTGCTGCCAGGCTTCTCGTAAGACTCTTTCCCGAACTCTTTACTCCGGAGAATCTCAGACTGCAGTACAACCATTCAGGTGCTTGTAACAAAAAACAGCTCGATCCGATCAGACTGAGACTGATCCGTCATTACGTGGAGGCAGTTTACCCCGTGGAGAAAATGGAAGAAGTATGGCATTATGAATGTATACCGAGCATTGATGAAAGATGCCGGCGTCCTAACAGAAAAAAGTGTGATAtactgaaaaaagcaaacaaagcaaaaaagtgaCATGCTCTTTAAATTCCTAAGACTTTGACCACTAAATTATTGTCAGGATTATGCTTTGGCTGAGGGGCCTGTCGGGAGCTGAGGGTGCTCAGCATCTAGGACAGTCAGGCAGTAAGTCTGGTGCAGTTTAATGTGTGTGTTGCATCTGTGTGGGCACTGCAGCAGTGGGAAGTGGCTTACTACATTTGTACATGCGTAAAGACCGTAAGTCATTGGTGACAGAGCTATCAAAGACTTGCTAAGAGAATGGTTTTCACTGGTGCACATACATGTATTGAAACTGTATTACTCCACTCCCCATTTCTGCATCTTCCTTTTTTATCACTTTCtaataataaagaattttttttttaaattgtgctcTTCAGGGGCAGTTTTTCATTATACCCTTATAAACAGTCTTGTTAGGTAAGTCGGAGTTTGAAATTTAAAGTTGATTTAAATTTGCAAGTGCCATGTTCATTGGAAATCATTGGAATATTAGACTTTGCTTCTACAGTAATTGCAGCTTCACATTTGTTTTGTTCTTGATGATACTGAAAATAATAATGCCATGTCAAAGAATGGGTCAGAATGATGTCATTTGCATTTTTGACTGTTGCCCAGGTTTTATTTCTAGAACCAAGAATTACTGTTGAAGAATTGAGACATGAGCATAGACACAAtgtgaatgattttttttatgctGACACCACAGCTTGATCCTGCCCCTGCAAGTTCTTTGTTTGTTCTGTCCAGTGTCACTGCTGGCGTGACTGAGGATGGCTCGTCTGAATAaagccagcagaacagagccaagCCCGTGCCCGTGGAGTGTCTTGCCATCGCCTCTCTTGCCTCTCTATTTGTAAAATAAcaaagacaacaacaacaaaaatacccgAAACAAGAACTTAGAAAAATTTTAGCCCTTCCTCTCTGTCAAAATCATCATTCCAAAGGTTTCCAGTATTCATACTGAATTGCATATATAAAAAGTACGTGCAAAGGTTGGTTTTGTGATGAAATGAGGTGTTTCGGGGTCCCCACGTATGAGCTGTGGTAAAGTAACTTATTCTTTGCGTGAATGCAGCACCATCTGGATATTTCGAGTGTAGGGATATTGAACTCTCTCACTTTGCCAAGTTGATTTAGTGTAATTAGTAGCTATTGGGAGGCATAACTGTGTATGTATAACTTAGGTTCATACGGTCAAGTTTGCATCATTAATATGTTAAGTCTAACAAAGTCCACCCACAATTCAATGTGAATTTGCTGTATGATTTGTCACTGGAGAGTGCTGCTTTAAAACtagttttccttcttgttttttctttttcttttaatactgaTAGAAATGGTGAGAGAGAGTCAAACATGGATTTTTAATGCAGTAAAGACAGTGATCGCTTACTGACCGTCGCTGGAACACCTCGGAGCAATTGTTCATGTTCTCTGTggtccttttttgttgtttacttAGATGGGTCGTAGTATCAAATTTTAAGTCAGTTCCAGTGTAATTTTCTATTTTAGCATTTGTAAGAAGGTacaaaatatttgatatttttacttcagatttttaGAGTTTATTGTTCTTAGAGTCATATTGAtccctttcttttaaaagcaaaacaaaatgttttttcttaatggcaaGAACTAGTAAGAGTATTAAGTTAAACTGGGAGTAACTCATGATAGATCGTAGCATTTGCTGATTTCCCCCATATGCTAGCAACATTCTCAAAGAATGTATGAAGAAAGTCATGAATGTACTAAATAATACACTGATACAGTTTATATCCATTTAAATGTTTCCTGTTGGTTTAAATAATAGCAGACCATGCACAAAATGGATATCAGAGCAAATATGGCTATAATAAAATGAAAACGTTTTACCAAAGATAAAGAACTGATACCACAACGTCTGCATCTTATCTTTCATTTTAGTGTGTAAATTTAGCAAATTGAATGTATAAGAAGTCAAGACTTTCTCTTGTAATTGTATGCTACCTAGCGCCTCTGTGAATTTTTTTACATGCACTTTTATGGGAGATATAAAATGACAGAGGTTATTAACAGCTGCTTAATTTGTTGTTGCGAATGGCTGGCCAAAGGTAAGAAATGTAATTATGTTTTCTTATCTTAATGTCGTACATGTTTCACCACTTAATGATGTCGAAGCTCCCAGAAGAATTCGATATATATTAAACTTTTGTACAATTGACAGATGTTACTAGCTAGCATGCAAATTTGAGACATACTGGCTTTTACTGTAGATGCTGACATTAAGTCAAAAAATCAGTCCATTCATATTATCTACTAAGTAGTGAAAAAACAATTTTCACctttcaaaattacatttttgaAAGCGGGTATAGAaagattttcattgtttttttctctttatgtctGTCTGATTGCTGTGTACATTCCTTTTATCTCACTCTTCACAACCCTTTCATAACTCGTTTGATTGTATGTTTTATAACTGGTATCAAGAAGACACAGACATACGAATAGTGACGTAGTTCACTAACGAAAGCTCTTGCAGTGCATCTGAAGTACAGCCACTTCATCCAGTTGGTCAGTCTTGTAAATAAATTAAAGGTATATTATTTTCATACAAGAGGAATGTTGTCTGGTGATTGCTTGAGTACAAGCAGGAATTTTTTTACTATAAAGTCTGTTACTAAGATCAGAGATAACCTTAGCTAGTCAGACAATACATAAATGAAAATACCCTGGTTTGCTGCAGccatttaaaaagatttttctctttcagactttttttgtttaaaagagtAAAGTTGTCATTTTGAAAGTGTCGCTATGATAGGAAGATTGCTAGATATTGAAGTGTTTGGAACATACATAGCCATGCACACACTGGCTTCCTATGGATGAACATTACTTTCTACCTACCAGGTCAGTAAACCCTGTTAAGGTGAACATCAACTGTCTCTATCTATTTCTTATAGTTTAAATATATCGGCTTTGGATAAGCAGTGAATCGCCCACTTCTTAACGGCTTTCTAAAGGAAACAATGTAATAGATCATAGCTCTGTATTTTTGCGTCTTACCCATTTTCTACAAATTAAAAACTTACTTAGAAGCTCTGTAAAAGATGTAAACCAGCACATCAAAAGGGAGATCGAGTATGCATCAGTTTGTTGCCTGTTAACTGTATTCAGCTGACAGAATCAACAAGTttgcaaatgagaaaaatcttGAAGTCAACCGCTGTGTTATGCTGACGCATCACAGCTACCGGTGTTTCATGTCCTAGCAAATGTTTGTGACTGTTTTTTATCTTTGAAACACATATAATTTATTTCTAGTTACATGGTTTTAAATCTGTCATTTGTCTATTTTCAATTATTGTTTGATATTGAAATTATGTTATAGCAATGAGAAACAGAGAATTGTGTGCTCGAtgctccacagaggcacagcaggTCTAATTTGATGCTGGAAGGGGCTAATATGAATTCTACAGCCCCAAGAAGCACAGACAATAATATGCAGGTTTTATTCATAATTTATTCAGATTTTGTTTCACTGACTAAAGGGATGTGAAACAGCTGGAAAATTCAATTCTTAAGCGTGCCTGTACTGAGGATGGGGCATAAATTGACGAGTGTTCTTGCTTACAGTGCACGCTTTAGTTGATTGCACATCAAATCTATGGGAGAGCAAGTGTGGTAGGTTCATGCCTATGATTTTTCTGAGTAAATCAAATTAACTCCATCACTGTCACTGCCAAAATTTCTTCATTTCCTCGGtttgattttctgattttttccattGTTACTGCAACTCCGTTGGCACCAACGGAGTTACGGGGGTTTTCTCAGGAACATGCTGAAAGC includes:
- the BEND3 gene encoding BEN domain-containing protein 3 isoform X4; the protein is MNSAEITDDDEVKIPKKNVVKVETENEDEALDCSVTSRSAEKHSLDGAVTCLQDSNKRKQTSVGCDGSGSQQDVLPSVKKRRFTQEGPLSNMRNRDTGSPTQVNAEQPSKNKNPNVTWLCEEESFSDITTPSYKKPLYGISHKITEKKNPPGAEQFASYELFEKINPSSPSHLRTLNDQRKRDSAAAIAVAAAAADSDPNIYSLIQKMFYTLNTLNTNMTQLHSKVDLLSLEVSRIKKQVSPAESVADFKPPPEYQLTSAELKQIMDQSTSGGDLACRLLVQLFPELFSDDEFSRSCSACGFLNKRKLESLHLQLIRNYVEVCYPSVKNTAVWQVECLPQVNDFFNRFWAQREMENSQQNVQSSSFYETEQVESSHFMEDKEQEEALSLDRSSAIASDYMLDAQDLNEFLDEASSPGEFSVFLLHRLFPELFDHRKLAERYSCFGDSGKQLLDPHRLQIIRRYTEIYFPDVQEEAAWLQQCVQRINDELENTYMDGSECDQMRDDCYDSSSLPDDVSIIKVEDSFEYEKPGRRSKKIWLVPIDFDKLDFPPPDFDVPVPDYLLNKEQIKSIYESSLSIGNFASRLLVLLFPELFTHENLRKQYNCSGSLGKKQLDPTRIKLIRHYVQILYPRAKNDRVWTLEFVGKLDERCRRRDTEQRRTYQQQRKIHVPGPDRREFLSYAINPERFREEFEGPPLPPERSSKDFCKIPLDELVVPNPDFPVPSLYLLSDKEKW
- the BEND3 gene encoding BEN domain-containing protein 3 isoform X1, coding for MNSAEITDDDEVKIPKKNVVKVETENEDEALDCSVTSRSAEKHSLDGAVTCLQDSNKRKQTSVGCDGSGSQQDVLPSVKKRRFTQEGPLSNMRNRDTGSPTQVNAEQPSKNKNPNVTWLCEEESFSDITTPSYKKPLYGISHKITEKKNPPGAEQFASYELFEKINPSSPSHLRTLNDQRKRDSAAAIAVAAAAADSDPNIYSLIQKMFYTLNTLNTNMTQLHSKVDLLSLEVSRIKKQVSPAESVADFKPPPEYQLTSAELKQIMDQSTSGGDLACRLLVQLFPELFSDDEFSRSCSACGFLNKRKLESLHLQLIRNYVEVCYPSVKNTAVWQVECLPQVNDFFNRFWAQREMENSQQNVQSSSFYETEQVESSHFMEDKEQEEALSLDRSSAIASDYMLDAQDLNEFLDEASSPGEFSVFLLHRLFPELFDHRKLAERYSCFGDSGKQLLDPHRLQIIRRYTEIYFPDVQEEAAWLQQCVQRINDELENTYMDGSECDQMRDDCYDSSSLPDDVSIIKVEDSFEYEKPGRRSKKIWLVPIDFDKLDFPPPDFDVPVPDYLLNKEQIKSIYESSLSIGNFASRLLVLLFPELFTHENLRKQYNCSGSLGKKQLDPTRIKLIRHYVQILYPRAKNDRVWTLEFVGKLDERCRRRDTEQRRTYQQQRKIHVPGPDRREFLSYAINPERFREEFEGPPLPPERSSKDFCKIPLDELVVPNPDFPVPSLYLLSDKEVREIVQQSLSVGNFAARLLVRLFPELFTPENLRLQYNHSGACNKKQLDPIRLRLIRHYVEAVYPVEKMEEVWHYECIPSIDERCRRPNRKKCDILKKANKAKK
- the BEND3 gene encoding BEN domain-containing protein 3 isoform X2 yields the protein MPVGPLSNMRNRDTGSPTQVNAEQPSKNKNPNVTWLCEEESFSDITTPSYKKPLYGISHKITEKKNPPGAEQFASYELFEKINPSSPSHLRTLNDQRKRDSAAAIAVAAAAADSDPNIYSLIQKMFYTLNTLNTNMTQLHSKVDLLSLEVSRIKKQVSPAESVADFKPPPEYQLTSAELKQIMDQSTSGGDLACRLLVQLFPELFSDDEFSRSCSACGFLNKRKLESLHLQLIRNYVEVCYPSVKNTAVWQVECLPQVNDFFNRFWAQREMENSQQNVQSSSFYETEQVESSHFMEDKEQEEALSLDRSSAIASDYMLDAQDLNEFLDEASSPGEFSVFLLHRLFPELFDHRKLAERYSCFGDSGKQLLDPHRLQIIRRYTEIYFPDVQEEAAWLQQCVQRINDELENTYMDGSECDQMRDDCYDSSSLPDDVSIIKVEDSFEYEKPGRRSKKIWLVPIDFDKLDFPPPDFDVPVPDYLLNKEQIKSIYESSLSIGNFASRLLVLLFPELFTHENLRKQYNCSGSLGKKQLDPTRIKLIRHYVQILYPRAKNDRVWTLEFVGKLDERCRRRDTEQRRTYQQQRKIHVPGPDRREFLSYAINPERFREEFEGPPLPPERSSKDFCKIPLDELVVPNPDFPVPSLYLLSDKEVREIVQQSLSVGNFAARLLVRLFPELFTPENLRLQYNHSGACNKKQLDPIRLRLIRHYVEAVYPVEKMEEVWHYECIPSIDERCRRPNRKKCDILKKANKAKK
- the BEND3 gene encoding BEN domain-containing protein 3 isoform X3, coding for MRNRDTGSPTQVNAEQPSKNKNPNVTWLCEEESFSDITTPSYKKPLYGISHKITEKKNPPGAEQFASYELFEKINPSSPSHLRTLNDQRKRDSAAAIAVAAAAADSDPNIYSLIQKMFYTLNTLNTNMTQLHSKVDLLSLEVSRIKKQVSPAESVADFKPPPEYQLTSAELKQIMDQSTSGGDLACRLLVQLFPELFSDDEFSRSCSACGFLNKRKLESLHLQLIRNYVEVCYPSVKNTAVWQVECLPQVNDFFNRFWAQREMENSQQNVQSSSFYETEQVESSHFMEDKEQEEALSLDRSSAIASDYMLDAQDLNEFLDEASSPGEFSVFLLHRLFPELFDHRKLAERYSCFGDSGKQLLDPHRLQIIRRYTEIYFPDVQEEAAWLQQCVQRINDELENTYMDGSECDQMRDDCYDSSSLPDDVSIIKVEDSFEYEKPGRRSKKIWLVPIDFDKLDFPPPDFDVPVPDYLLNKEQIKSIYESSLSIGNFASRLLVLLFPELFTHENLRKQYNCSGSLGKKQLDPTRIKLIRHYVQILYPRAKNDRVWTLEFVGKLDERCRRRDTEQRRTYQQQRKIHVPGPDRREFLSYAINPERFREEFEGPPLPPERSSKDFCKIPLDELVVPNPDFPVPSLYLLSDKEVREIVQQSLSVGNFAARLLVRLFPELFTPENLRLQYNHSGACNKKQLDPIRLRLIRHYVEAVYPVEKMEEVWHYECIPSIDERCRRPNRKKCDILKKANKAKK